From one Neovison vison isolate M4711 chromosome 1, ASM_NN_V1, whole genome shotgun sequence genomic stretch:
- the FAM71B gene encoding protein FAM71B, producing the protein MKRTMSSECLLPYYTAHSYRSMGVFNTSMGDLQRQLYKGGEYDIFKYAPMFESDFIQISKKGEVIDVHNRVRMVTVGIASTSPILPLPDVMLLARPTKICEEHVRHAQTTKGRGRKPTKTLELTRLLPLKFVKISIHDREKQQLRLKLATGRTFYLQLCPSSDAREDLFCYWEKLVYLLRPPVDSCSSTPTLHTAEAVPLEDDKGLMTTEHHREGDRDEFRLHKPPREVSRATSSGYAGGEGLHHARSRMPGSPAVARAAGTAEGAAARAAGSMAGAATSATSGLAMAGAKTSSSSDALSLAATKTSSTGQVSTALSGATSRSPGESGSNKAIAGALSISSESTNVALGAASTSSAGASAPTTGPTSLSPGSSLNVVFAGALTTGAPAAEKAAACSAVGPLVSTLQSEGYMSERDGSQKVSLPRAEPRKEKKERREKKDRTSGRKSSRHHRTRESHHRTGGDKSTRRSSSHRSLSGDDKREDKKEKGKTHGRSKGHSSHKGGGHSAGAKESRTAHKLGKIKSITSSGTVSKKSSKIGSFLKNLKVIPGSKTVVRSHDRGLDFVAKTVEKRNIEAKLEKAPGSKDLEISGTMTSETMETIVIEAKSV; encoded by the exons ATGAAGAGAACAATGAGCAGCGAATGTTTGTTACCTTACTACACGGCCCACAGCTACCGTTCAATGGGCGTGTTCAATACCTCCATGGGGGACCTGCAACGACAGCTGTACAAGGGAGGAGAGTATGACATTTTCAAATATGCTCCAATGTTTGAAAGTGACTTTATTCAGATCAGCAAAAAAGGAGAGGTGATCGACGTGCACAACCGTGTCCGAATGGTGACCGTGGGCATCGCGTCCACCAGCCCCATCCTCCCGCTACCTGATGTCATGCTGCTGGCTCGACCAACAAAAATCTGTGAAGAGCATGTCAGACACGCCCAGACCACCAAGGGGAGAGGTCGCAAGCCCACGAAGACCCTAGAGCTCACCAGGCTGCTTCCCCTCAAGTTTGTCAAGATCTCCATTCACGATCGGGAGAAACAGCAGCTGCGCTTGAAGCTTGCCACCGGCCGCACTTTCTACCTGCAGCTGTGTCCctcttcagatgcacgagaagACCTCTTTTGCTACTGGGAAAAACTTGTCTATCTCCTGCGACCACCAGTGGATAGCTGCAGCAGTACCCCGACGCTGCACACGGCGGAAGCAGTTCCCCTAGAGGATGACAAGGGCCTAATG ACCACAGAGCACCATAGAGAAGGGGATCGGGATGAGTTCAGGCTTCACAAGCCTCCTCGCGAGGTGTCCAGAGCCACCTCCTCGGGGTACGCTGGGGGAGAAGGACTCCATCACGCGCGCAGCCGAATGCCGGGCTCCCCTGCAGTGGCGAGGGCTGCCGGGACCGCCGAAGGGGCAGCCGCCAGGGCAGCCGGGAGCATGGCGGGGGCGGCCACGAGCGCTACCTCGGGCTTGGCCATGGCTGGGGCAAAAACGAGCTCTTCGTCAGATGCGCTGAGCTTAGCAGCCACCAAGACTTCGAGCACAGGCCAGGTAAGCACGGCCCTGTCTGGAGCCACCAGCAGAAGTCCGGGAGAAAGTGGATCCAACAAGGCCATTGCAGGGGCTCTCAGTATATCCTCAGAGAGTACGAACGTGGCATTGGGGGCTGCAAGCACGTCCTCGGCAGGTGCCTCGGCCCCAACGACGGGGCCTACCAGCCTCTCCCCAGGGAGCAGCCTGAACGTGGTGTTTGCAGGCGCATTGACGACGGGCGCACCTGCTGCAGAGAAAGCCGCCGCCTGCTCAGCGGTAGGACCCCTTGTCTCCACCTTGCAGAGTGAAGGCTACATGAGTGAGAGGGATGGAAGCCAGAAGGTCTCCCTGCCTCGTGCTGAACCccggaaggaaaaaaaagaacgaagagaaaagaaagacaggacATCCGGGAGGAAAAGTTCCCGTCACCACAGGACCAGGGAAAGTCACCACAGGACAGGAGGGGACAAGTCCACCCGGAGATCATCCTCCCACCGGTCCTTATCCGGCGACGACAAAAGagaggacaaaaaggaaaaagggaagaccCATGGAAGAAGCAAAGGACACAGCTCTCACAAGGGTGGCGGCCACAGCGCCGGGGCAAAGGAGTCAAGGACAGCTCACAAATTGGGGAAGATCAAATCCATAACCAGTTCAGGCACAGTGAGTAAGAAATCCAGTAAAATCGGCTCTTTCCTCAAGAACTTGAAAGTCATTCCTGGCTCAAAAACTGTGGTCAGGTCACACGATAGAGGGCTAGACTTCGTGGCTAAGACAGTAGAGAAGCGCAACATAGAGGCCAAGTTAGAGAAGGCCCCGGGCAGCAAAGATCTGGAGATCTCTGGTACCATGACATCTGAGACAATGGAGACCATAGTCATTGAAGCTAAATCCGTTTAA